The DNA window CCACCCTAGTTACGCCTAACCTCCCAGAGGCCCAGGAGTTGGTCGGTTTCCCCATATCGAACTACAGGGATGTCGAGAGGGCATGCGATTCGCTGCGGGAGATGGGCGCCGAGGCTGTTCTGATCAAGGGTGGACACTTATCATCCGAAAAGGCAGAGGATGTCATGCTCTTTGAGGATCACTTCTACACTTACTCGTCTCCAAGAGTCGAGTCAGCAGGCCACGGCGGAGGCTGCACGCTCTCCGCCTATATAACGGGCTTCATGGCAAAGGGAATGGACCCCCCTGAGGCCGTGGAGAAGGCCAAGGGATGCATATGGAAGGCATTCGTATCCAGCTACGGAGTGGGGAAGGGTGTAACATTGGTTGATCCCCTTGCGCCCTTTGAGGAAGCAGCAGAAAAGTACGAGATCATGACCCGATTGAGACGGGCGGTCGAAATCCTGGAATCGATCCTGCCTGCTTCGTGGGTTCCTGAGGTCGGCATGAATTTCGTCTTCGCACTTCCTAGCGCTCTGTCTCCAGAGGACATCTGCGGGGTTGAGGGAAGGATCTCCTCCGTCAGGGGAAGGCTTGTTCACGCGGCCTGCTTTGATTTCGGAGCATCGCGGCATGTAGCCACCATAGCCCTGACCGCCATGCAGTTCGATCGGAGGATGAGGTCAGCCCTTAACCTGCGCTTCAGCGAGAGGAATCTGGAGAACCTCATGGCATCGGGATTGACGGTGGGAAGCTTCTCACGCTCAGACGAGCCAAGAGAGAGGAGGACCATGGAATGGGGAACTGAGAAGGCCATCATGGAGCTGGGTCAGGTCCCTGATGCAGTATACGACAGAGGAGGCGTAGGCAAGGAGCCCATGATAAGGATACTGGGTCAGGATCCCGAGGCGGTCCTAGACAAAGTGAGGATAATACTCGATTCACGGTGATCAGTTGAGAATCGCGATGTTCACGGACAGCTATCTGCCCTCTAGGGACGGTGTGGTCAATTCCATCCTGCTCACCAAACAGAAGCTGGAGGAGATGGGGCACGAGGTGATCGTGTTCGCTCCAGATCCTGGCAATAGTGATGACAGGGAGGAGGGGACCCAATACTTCCGCTCCGTGGCCTACAGGAGCTACCAGGGCTACCGGGTCCCCATGTTCCCCACCAACAAGTGCCAGATCCTAGAGGGGCTGGACGTGGACGTCATTCATAATCAAGGCCTTCTGCTCATGGCACTCCGCGGCATGTTCGCTGGCCGTTCGCTAAGACTTCCTGTGGTGACCTCCTTCCACACCATGATAACAGAGGCGGTGGAGTACTACTCATGGCTACCGCTTCCAAGGGAGGTCATGGACGTGCTGTTCTGGCGCTACCTGCGCAGCCTGCTCCAGCGCTCAGAGGCTGTGATCGCACCTACCCAGGCCATCCTGGATGAGCTGATGGCCTACGCGCCCGATATTAGAAAGGGAGAGGTAATACCCACCGGGGTCGATTGCAGTCGGTTCCGGCCGGATGTTGACGGATCCGCCATCAGAGAGAGATACGGCCTAGAAGGAAAGGTCATCCTCCACCTAGGAAGGATCGCCTGGGAGAAGAACCTGGACCTAGTGCTGGAAAGCTTCAAACTCCTGCTGGAGAAGGACCGGACCCTGAGGCTCATGATAGTGGGCTCAGGCCCCGCCAGAGATCATTATATGGAGGTCGCGAAGTCCATGGGAATCGGAGATGAGGTAATCTTCCCTGGTTTCGTTGCGGATGAAGAGCTTCCCATGTATTATGCGGTCTGTGACGTATTCGCCCTCGCCTCCAAGTTCGAGACCCAGGGACTCGTGGTGCTGGAGGCAATGGCCAGTGGCAAGGCTGTGGCGTGCATCGACTATCGGGCTACCGCGGAGATAGTGAACGAAGGTGTTGATGGTTTCCTCTTTGAGGAGTCGGTAGAGAGCTGCTCGAGCACGCTGGAAAAGGCCTTGAACGCGCCTGATTCGATCAAGATGAATGCGAGGGGAACCGCGGAAAGATATTCCATTGATGAGATGGCTGAGAGGTTGGTAAAGGTCTACGAGTACGCTATAGAACAGAAGAGGGAGAGGAGCGGGGAACCTAAGAGGAGAGCAATATGATCGAATTCGACCTGGGAAACATCATCTACGATTTCTTCAGCGTGATGGGAGTGCCAGGTCTGCTCCTATGTATATTCCTCCTGTTCTACATAGATGCCATCCTCATCCCAACGCTACCGGAGCTCTTCACCGTGATCATTTTCATGGCCATTCCTGAACCCTGGTTCGCCGGACTGATACTGTTCACCATCGCCGGGGCAGAATTCCTGGGTCTGACCACGCTTTACACCCTTGTCAAGAGCGTTAAGGTCCCGAGAAAGATAGAAGCGGCGGTCATTAAGTACAGAGATTTCCTCATCGTGAGGGACGAGAGGATGATCATCGTCAACCGCTTCGCCCCGGTACTTCCCTTCATGGGAGCTTTCGTGGCCATATGCGGCTGGTCCTATCGCAAGGCGGTCATATACACGCTTGCCAGCGGTGTGATCAAGTACGGTGCGATACTGGCCTTGAGCAACCTGTTCTTCGTTTACTTCTCAGAGGGGACCGCTGGGATGATCACAATAATCATGGTCCTGATCATCCTGGTCCTGAGCCTCATCGTCTCCGTGTACCGCAGGAGCATGATGAAAAAGGAGAAGCTACCCGAGGGGGTTTGCCCTCTTCCGGACGCCGACCCGTCGGAGGAGGAGGCATGAGGATAGTGCAGCTCAACCCTTTCCATTACCCGTTCATGGGGGGTATCGAGCACCGCATCCACCACATCTCCTCAATACTGGCCAAGGAACATGAGGTGATCGTCCTTACGGGTCAGCTTCCAGGGACCGCTGAGGAGGAGGAGATGGGCGGATACAGGGTGTTGAGACTTCCTTCCAAGCTGTACACCAATTACAATCCCCCTCATATCGTTACAAAAGGTCTGCTCGCCAAGCTGAATGATCTGGAACCTGACGTTGTGGATTTCCACTACCGCTGGTCGGGCTCTTACCGAAAAGCCATGAAGCGTTACATGGGAAAGAGGGTGTTCACATTCCACAACACCTTCGGCGAGGGAGAGGGATTGATCGGGATGTTCAGCACCTTGAACGATATCGCCCATACTGGTTTCATTAATAGTTTTGATAGGGTGGTCTGCGTCAGCGAGTTCGTAAGAAGTGATTTGGAGAAGAGAGGATTTTCCCCCGATTTGCTGGAAGCAGTTCCCAATGGTGTGGATCCCCCATCCCAGCTCGACGGGCAAGAGGGGGACTTCATCCTATTCCTGGGAAGGCTGGTGAGGACCAAGGGCCTTGACTATCTGTTGAAGGCCATGGAATCGGTAAGCGTGCCCCTCGTGATCGCAGGTGGTGGCCCTGAAGATAAGCATCTGAGAAAGATGGTCCAGTCAAACGGCCTAGAGGATAGGGTCAAGATCCTGGGAAGGGTGAGCGAGGAGGAGAAGCACCGCCTGCTATCGGAGTGCAGACTGTTCGTCTTCCCATCGGTATGGGAATCGTACGGCATTGCCGCGGCCGAGGCCATGTCATATGGCAAGGCCGTCATCACGACGGACGTGGGAGGACTTCCCGAGGTCGTTGGAGACGCTGGGGTTTTAGTACCA is part of the Methanomassiliicoccales archaeon genome and encodes:
- a CDS encoding glycosyltransferase family 4 protein; this encodes MRIVQLNPFHYPFMGGIEHRIHHISSILAKEHEVIVLTGQLPGTAEEEEMGGYRVLRLPSKLYTNYNPPHIVTKGLLAKLNDLEPDVVDFHYRWSGSYRKAMKRYMGKRVFTFHNTFGEGEGLIGMFSTLNDIAHTGFINSFDRVVCVSEFVRSDLEKRGFSPDLLEAVPNGVDPPSQLDGQEGDFILFLGRLVRTKGLDYLLKAMESVSVPLVIAGGGPEDKHLRKMVQSNGLEDRVKILGRVSEEEKHRLLSECRLFVFPSVWESYGIAAAEAMSYGKAVITTDVGGLPEVVGDAGVLVPSREPKALSIAINGLISDDNRRRELGLRARERVRSYTWKRAAEEMERIYNDVVSDRS
- the thiD gene encoding bifunctional hydroxymethylpyrimidine kinase/phosphomethylpyrimidine kinase, whose amino-acid sequence is MIAALTIAGSDSIGGAGLQADLKAFAAIWVHGTSVVTCVTSQNTQGVLDIRPMALDVIESQMEAVLGDAEIAAAKTGMLYSTDIASTVVRRLNEEDFPLVVDPVLVAGVGDSLHSRDLVETLRREVIPRATLVTPNLPEAQELVGFPISNYRDVERACDSLREMGAEAVLIKGGHLSSEKAEDVMLFEDHFYTYSSPRVESAGHGGGCTLSAYITGFMAKGMDPPEAVEKAKGCIWKAFVSSYGVGKGVTLVDPLAPFEEAAEKYEIMTRLRRAVEILESILPASWVPEVGMNFVFALPSALSPEDICGVEGRISSVRGRLVHAACFDFGASRHVATIALTAMQFDRRMRSALNLRFSERNLENLMASGLTVGSFSRSDEPRERRTMEWGTEKAIMELGQVPDAVYDRGGVGKEPMIRILGQDPEAVLDKVRIILDSR
- a CDS encoding glycosyltransferase family 4 protein, which encodes MFTDSYLPSRDGVVNSILLTKQKLEEMGHEVIVFAPDPGNSDDREEGTQYFRSVAYRSYQGYRVPMFPTNKCQILEGLDVDVIHNQGLLLMALRGMFAGRSLRLPVVTSFHTMITEAVEYYSWLPLPREVMDVLFWRYLRSLLQRSEAVIAPTQAILDELMAYAPDIRKGEVIPTGVDCSRFRPDVDGSAIRERYGLEGKVILHLGRIAWEKNLDLVLESFKLLLEKDRTLRLMIVGSGPARDHYMEVAKSMGIGDEVIFPGFVADEELPMYYAVCDVFALASKFETQGLVVLEAMASGKAVACIDYRATAEIVNEGVDGFLFEESVESCSSTLEKALNAPDSIKMNARGTAERYSIDEMAERLVKVYEYAIEQKRERSGEPKRRAI